In the genome of Arthrobacter alpinus, the window CCTGGCGGCCGTGCTCGCCGCTCACGGTTTGGACTTCTCGCACGTGGTCAAGGCAACCGTTCACCTCCAGGATCCGGCACGAGATTTTGCCGGATTCAACGCCGCCTACGAGGAATTTGTTCAGGCACCCTACCCGGCGCGAACCACGGTGGGCTCATTTCTGGGTGACTTCCTCGTGGAGATTGACGCCGTAGCAGTGATTCCAGCCTGATCCCTGCAACACCGTTCGCTAACTGGCATGTGGCCCCGTAATGCACCCAGGTGCGCCTGCGGGGCCACACGTGCTTGGATGGAAGCATGTCCCTGCTCATTGTGGTGCGTGGCAATTCCGGCTCCGGGAAGAGCTCTGTTGCCCGCGCCCTGCA includes:
- a CDS encoding RidA family protein, whose amino-acid sequence is MENLAAVLAAHGLDFSHVVKATVHLQDPARDFAGFNAAYEEFVQAPYPARTTVGSFLGDFLVEIDAVAVIPA